Proteins co-encoded in one Mycobacterium mantenii genomic window:
- a CDS encoding lysophospholipid acyltransferase family protein: protein MPEGFYRLAEWIVPPMVAMQGTKFTYHGLENIPARGGALLAQNHTSYLDWLPTLMAVRERRRRAYFMIKAEMADVKAVNYVINHARLIPVDRRSGHDALDVAVQRMREGELIGMHPEATISRSFELREFKTGAARMALDARVPIVPIVVWGAHRIWPKDHPKKVFRNKVPITVAAGQPLPPRGTPEELNVLLRSAMNDLLYRVQEEYPHPKDEFWVPRRLGGSAPTQEDSRALRLSELQERMQRYGTDGVTRPGQNQSGLH, encoded by the coding sequence ACCACGGCCTGGAGAACATTCCCGCGCGGGGCGGCGCCCTGCTGGCCCAGAACCACACCAGTTACCTGGACTGGCTCCCGACGCTGATGGCCGTTCGCGAGCGCCGCCGGCGCGCGTACTTCATGATCAAGGCGGAGATGGCCGACGTGAAGGCGGTCAACTATGTCATCAATCACGCCCGGCTGATCCCGGTGGATCGCAGGTCGGGACACGACGCCCTCGATGTGGCCGTGCAGCGCATGCGCGAGGGCGAGCTGATCGGGATGCATCCCGAGGCCACCATCAGCCGCAGTTTCGAACTGCGGGAGTTCAAGACCGGGGCGGCGCGCATGGCGCTGGACGCTCGGGTGCCGATCGTTCCGATCGTCGTGTGGGGCGCTCACCGGATCTGGCCCAAGGACCATCCCAAGAAGGTGTTTCGCAACAAGGTTCCGATCACGGTCGCGGCCGGGCAGCCGTTGCCGCCGCGGGGCACGCCCGAGGAACTCAACGTGCTGTTGCGTTCGGCGATGAACGACCTGCTGTACCGGGTGCAGGAGGAATACCCGCATCCGAAAGACGAATTCTGGGTGCCGCGGCGGCTGGGCGGCAGCGCGCCCACCCAGGAGGATTCCCGGGCCCTCCGGTTGTCGGAGTTGCAGGAGCGGATGCAGAGGTACGGAACCGACGGCGTCACGCGACCGGGGCAGAACCAGAGCGGGCTGCATTGA
- a CDS encoding Cof-type HAD-IIB family hydrolase, which yields MTLPALIACDVDGTLFDDDEKISPRTRDAIHAAIAAGAQFVVATGRPPRWIRPVVDALGFAPISVCANGAVIYDSATDRVVSTRTLGVDTLAELAELATRVIPGAGLAVERIGESAHDTATPQFVSSPGYEHAWLNPDNTEVSIQDLLSAPAIKLLIRKTGARSADMAAKLARHVGIEGDITYSTNNGLIEIVPLGISKATGIDEIARPLEIAPEEVVAFGDMPNDLPMLRWAGHGVAMGNAHPEVQAAADEVTAANNDDGVGRVLERWWL from the coding sequence ATGACCCTGCCGGCGCTCATCGCCTGCGACGTCGACGGCACCCTGTTCGACGACGACGAGAAGATCTCGCCGCGCACTCGCGACGCGATCCACGCCGCCATAGCCGCCGGTGCGCAGTTCGTGGTGGCGACCGGCCGCCCGCCGCGCTGGATACGTCCCGTCGTCGACGCGCTGGGATTCGCGCCAATCTCGGTGTGCGCCAACGGCGCCGTGATCTATGACTCCGCGACCGACCGGGTGGTGTCGACCCGCACGCTGGGCGTCGACACCCTGGCCGAGTTGGCGGAGCTGGCGACCCGCGTCATCCCCGGCGCCGGGCTGGCCGTCGAGCGGATCGGCGAAAGCGCCCACGACACGGCGACACCGCAGTTCGTCAGCTCGCCGGGTTACGAGCATGCCTGGCTGAACCCCGACAACACCGAGGTCTCGATCCAGGATCTGCTCAGCGCCCCGGCGATCAAGCTGCTCATCCGCAAAACCGGAGCGCGCAGCGCCGACATGGCAGCCAAACTGGCCAGGCACGTCGGCATCGAGGGCGACATCACCTACTCCACCAACAACGGCCTGATCGAGATCGTCCCGCTGGGGATCAGCAAGGCCACCGGAATCGACGAGATCGCAAGGCCGTTGGAGATCGCTCCCGAGGAGGTAGTCGCGTTCGGCGACATGCCCAACGACCTGCCGATGCTGCGGTGGGCCGGGCATGGCGTGGCGATGGGCAACGCCCATCCCGAGGTGCAGGCGGCCGCCGACGAGGTCACCGCCGCCAACAACGACGACGGGGTGGGCCGGGTGCTGGAACGCTGGTGGCTTTAG
- a CDS encoding N-acetylmuramoyl-L-alanine amidase, with the protein MSRSRAPTMLLTATAATVVLVSWVAGATRELRTATPPPSRGTQLVEQPLVGLGAGVTVREISQDTPFSLVALTGDLAGTSTRVRAKRPDGSWGPWYQTEYETAAPDGATAAGSLEGPRGTDPVFVGTTTIVQIAVTRPLDAPVTQPPPAQPNEKTDLGYKPASREQPFGQNISAVLISPPQAPAETHWTPPAGVLMPGQAPPIISRAQWGADESLRCGTPQYDNGIRAAVVHHTAGSNDYSPLESAGIVKAIYTYHSKTLGWCDIAYNALVDKYGQVFEGSAGGLTKAVEAFHTGGFNRNTWGVAMIGNFDDVPPTPIQLRTVGRLLGWRLGLDGVDPKGTVQLESAGSHYTTFPAGSVATLPTIFTHRDVGNTDCPGNAAYALMDEMRDIASHVNDPPEELLKALQGGAIYDHWQAIGGTNSVLGAPTSPEDSAEGDARFVTFVRGAMYWSPETGAQPVTGAIYDAWGSQSYERGPLGLPTSAEIQEPLQITQNFQHGTLNYERLTGNVTEVVDGITTPLTTESPSGPTVPAEHFSLPSHPTPT; encoded by the coding sequence GTGTCCCGCAGTCGTGCGCCAACGATGTTGCTCACCGCTACGGCGGCGACCGTCGTCCTCGTTTCGTGGGTGGCGGGCGCCACACGCGAGTTGCGCACCGCAACCCCGCCGCCGTCCCGCGGCACTCAACTCGTCGAGCAGCCGCTGGTTGGCCTGGGGGCCGGCGTCACAGTTCGCGAGATCAGTCAGGACACCCCGTTCTCTCTGGTCGCCCTGACCGGCGACCTGGCCGGCACGTCCACCCGCGTACGCGCGAAACGGCCCGACGGTTCGTGGGGCCCCTGGTATCAGACCGAATATGAGACCGCGGCGCCCGACGGGGCGACGGCGGCCGGCTCGCTCGAGGGACCCCGCGGCACGGATCCGGTGTTCGTCGGCACCACGACGATCGTCCAGATCGCGGTCACCCGCCCGCTCGACGCGCCGGTGACCCAACCGCCGCCGGCGCAGCCGAATGAGAAGACCGACCTCGGCTATAAGCCGGCATCCAGGGAACAACCCTTCGGGCAGAACATCTCGGCCGTCCTCATCTCCCCGCCGCAAGCGCCGGCCGAAACGCATTGGACACCACCGGCCGGGGTCCTGATGCCCGGCCAGGCTCCCCCCATCATCAGCCGTGCGCAGTGGGGTGCCGACGAGTCGCTGCGATGCGGTACCCCCCAGTACGACAACGGGATTCGCGCGGCCGTCGTTCACCACACCGCGGGCAGCAACGACTATTCACCGCTCGAATCGGCCGGGATCGTCAAGGCCATTTACACCTACCACAGCAAGACGCTGGGCTGGTGCGACATCGCCTACAACGCATTGGTCGACAAGTACGGCCAGGTGTTCGAGGGCAGCGCCGGCGGTCTCACCAAGGCGGTCGAGGCCTTCCACACCGGCGGATTCAACCGCAACACCTGGGGTGTGGCGATGATCGGCAACTTCGACGACGTGCCCCCCACGCCGATCCAGCTCAGGACCGTCGGCCGGCTGCTCGGCTGGCGGCTGGGCCTGGACGGCGTCGATCCCAAGGGCACCGTGCAACTGGAGTCGGCCGGCAGCCACTACACCACCTTTCCCGCCGGTTCCGTCGCGACGTTGCCGACCATCTTCACCCACCGTGACGTCGGGAACACCGATTGCCCGGGCAATGCCGCCTACGCGCTGATGGACGAAATGCGGGATATCGCATCGCATGTCAACGACCCGCCGGAGGAACTGCTCAAGGCGTTGCAGGGCGGCGCGATCTATGACCACTGGCAGGCGATCGGCGGGACGAACAGCGTGCTGGGCGCGCCGACCTCACCGGAAGACAGTGCGGAAGGCGACGCCCGCTTCGTCACGTTCGTCCGGGGTGCGATGTACTGGTCACCCGAGACCGGGGCGCAGCCGGTCACCGGCGCCATCTACGACGCCTGGGGCTCGCAAAGCTATGAACGTGGGCCGCTCGGGTTGCCGACCAGCGCGGAAATACAAGAGCCGCTGCAGATTACGCAGAACTTCCAGCATGGCACGCTGAACTACGAGCGGTTGACCGGAAACGTCACCGAGGTCGTTGACGGGATCACGACTCCGTTGACGACCGAATCCCCCAGCGGCCCAACTGTTCCGGCCGAGCACTTCTCGCTGCCGTCGCATCCCACACCCACGTAG
- a CDS encoding PirG, with protein sequence MPNRRRRKLSTAMSAVAALAVASPCAYFLVYESTAGTKAPEHHEFKQAAVMSDLPGELMGALSQGLSQFGINMPPVPALTGGATSTPGLGAPGLGAPGLGTPGLGTTGLTNPGVTSPGLTSPGLTSPGLASPGLASPGLTSPGMAPMTPGLTAPGALPTTPGGGIATPGAGLNPALSNPGLTSPAGVTPGLGGPALSPSEVPIDSGAGLDPGAGGTYPILGDPSTFGNASPIGGGGTGLGGGSGSGGSGGLVNDVMQAANQLGAGQAIDLLKGLVMPAITQGMHGGAGAAGALPGAAGALPGAAAGALPGAAGALPGAAAGALPAAAGAAGALPAAAGAVPALPPV encoded by the coding sequence GTGCCGAACCGACGCCGACGCAAGCTCTCAACAGCCATGAGCGCGGTTGCCGCCCTGGCAGTGGCGAGTCCTTGCGCATACTTCCTTGTCTACGAATCGACCGCCGGCACCAAGGCGCCCGAGCATCACGAGTTCAAGCAGGCCGCGGTCATGAGCGACCTGCCCGGTGAGCTGATGGGCGCGCTGTCGCAGGGGTTGTCGCAATTCGGGATCAACATGCCCCCGGTGCCCGCCTTGACCGGGGGTGCCACCAGCACGCCGGGTCTCGGCGCTCCCGGCCTGGGCGCCCCGGGCCTCGGAACGCCCGGGCTGGGGACGACGGGCCTGACCAATCCGGGTGTGACCAGCCCCGGCCTGACCAGCCCCGGCTTGACCAGCCCCGGCTTGGCGAGCCCGGGCTTGGCGAGCCCGGGCCTGACCAGCCCGGGTATGGCGCCCATGACGCCGGGACTCACCGCTCCCGGTGCGTTGCCCACCACCCCCGGTGGCGGCATCGCGACCCCGGGTGCCGGCCTCAACCCGGCGCTGTCCAACCCCGGGCTGACCAGCCCGGCCGGGGTCACCCCGGGCTTGGGCGGCCCGGCGTTGTCGCCGAGCGAGGTGCCGATCGACTCCGGGGCCGGGTTGGACCCCGGCGCTGGCGGCACCTACCCGATCCTGGGCGACCCGTCGACCTTCGGTAATGCCTCGCCGATCGGCGGCGGCGGTACCGGCCTGGGTGGCGGTTCGGGCTCCGGCGGCAGTGGCGGTCTGGTCAACGACGTGATGCAGGCCGCCAACCAGCTGGGTGCCGGCCAGGCGATCGACCTGCTCAAAGGCTTAGTCATGCCGGCCATCACGCAGGGCATGCACGGCGGCGCGGGTGCCGCGGGCGCCCTGCCGGGTGCCGCCGGTGCGCTCCCGGGTGCCGCCGCGGGTGCCCTGCCGGGTGCCGCGGGCGCCCTGCCGGGTGCGGCCGCGGGCGCTCTTCCCGCCGCCGCGGGTGCGGCCGGTGCGTTGCCGGCGGCCGCCGGCGCGGTACCGGCACTGCCTCCCGTCTAG
- the glf gene encoding UDP-galactopyranose mutase: MTARFDLFVVGSGFFGLTIAERVATQLGKRVLVVDRRPHIGGNAYSEAEPHTGIEVHKYGAHLFHTSNKRVWDYVRQFTDFTDYRHRVFAMHNGQAYQFPMGLGLVSQFFGKYFTPDEARKLIAEQAAEIDTADAQNLEEKAISLIGRPLYEAFVKGYTAKQWQTDPKELPAANITRLPVRYTFDNRYFSDTYEGLPVDGYTAWLRNMAADDRIEVRLDTDWFDVRDQLRADSPEAPVVYTGPLDRYFDYAEGRLGWRTLDFELEVLPIGDFQGTPVMNYNDPDVPYTRIHEFRHFHTERDYPTDKTVIMREYSRFAEDDDEPYYPINTEADRALLAAYRARAKSETASSKVLFGGRLGTYQYLDMHMAIASALNMYDNVLAPHLRDGASLTEAQNREEGAR, encoded by the coding sequence ATGACCGCTCGTTTCGATCTTTTCGTCGTCGGCTCTGGATTCTTCGGACTGACCATTGCCGAGCGCGTGGCTACCCAGCTCGGGAAGCGCGTCCTCGTCGTGGACCGCCGCCCGCATATCGGTGGCAACGCCTATTCGGAAGCCGAGCCCCACACCGGCATCGAGGTGCACAAGTACGGCGCCCACCTGTTCCACACCTCCAATAAGAGGGTCTGGGACTACGTGCGGCAGTTCACCGACTTCACCGACTACCGGCACCGCGTCTTCGCGATGCACAACGGGCAGGCCTACCAGTTCCCGATGGGGCTGGGCCTGGTGTCGCAGTTCTTCGGCAAGTACTTCACGCCGGACGAAGCCCGCAAGCTCATCGCCGAGCAGGCCGCCGAGATCGACACGGCCGACGCGCAGAACCTCGAGGAGAAGGCGATCTCGCTGATCGGCCGACCGCTCTACGAGGCCTTCGTCAAGGGGTACACGGCCAAGCAGTGGCAGACCGACCCCAAGGAGCTGCCGGCCGCCAACATCACCCGGCTCCCGGTCCGCTACACCTTCGACAACCGCTACTTCAGCGACACCTATGAGGGCCTGCCCGTCGACGGCTACACCGCCTGGCTGCGCAACATGGCTGCCGACGACCGCATCGAGGTCCGGCTGGACACGGACTGGTTCGACGTGCGCGACCAGCTGCGCGCGGACAGCCCCGAGGCGCCGGTCGTCTACACCGGGCCGCTGGACCGCTACTTCGACTACGCCGAGGGCCGGCTGGGCTGGCGCACCCTCGACTTCGAACTGGAAGTGCTGCCCATCGGGGATTTCCAGGGCACACCGGTGATGAACTACAACGACCCCGACGTGCCCTACACCCGCATCCACGAGTTCCGTCACTTCCACACCGAGCGCGACTATCCGACCGACAAGACCGTGATCATGCGGGAGTACTCGCGCTTCGCCGAAGATGACGACGAGCCCTACTATCCGATCAACACCGAGGCCGACCGCGCCCTGTTGGCCGCGTACCGGGCCAGGGCGAAGTCGGAGACCGCGTCGTCGAAAGTCCTGTTCGGCGGGCGGCTGGGCACCTACCAGTACCTGGATATGCACATGGCCATCGCCAGCGCGTTGAACATGTACGACAACGTCCTCGCGCCGCACCTTCGTGACGGCGCATCCCTGACGGAAGCCCAGAACAGAGAGGAAGGCGCGCGCTGA
- a CDS encoding glycosyltransferase has protein sequence MSAVSLLSRIILPRPGEPLDVRKLYLEESTTNARRAHATSRTSLEIGKESEVSFATYFNAFPASYWRRWTICTSVVLRVELTGTGRVDMYRTKATGVRISVEGRQFVGTEDQPAVVEIEVPLKPFEDGGWIWFDITTDTAVTLRSGGWYATEPAPGVANIAVGIPTFNRPADCVNALADLTADPLVDAVIGAVIVPDQGVRKVRDHPDFAAASAGLGSRLSIHDQPNLGGSGGYSRVMYEALKNTDCQQILFMDDDIRIEPDTILRVLAMNRFAKKPTLIGGQMLNLQEPSHLHIMGEVVNQSNFMWTAAPHAEYDHNFAEFPLNDKNDRSALLHRRIDVDFNGWWTCMIPRQVAEELGQPLPLFIKWDDAEYGLRAGEHGYPTVTLPGAAIWHMAWSDKDDAIDWQAYFHLRNRLVVSALHWDGDITGLVRSHLKATLKHLACLEYSTVAIQNKAIDDFLAGPEHIFSILESALPEVHRLRKEYPDAVVLPAASELPKPLYQSKAMKPPVNPVSISYRLARGILHNMTKADTESHSRPEFNVPTQDARWFRLCTVDGVTVTTADGCGVVYRQRDRRKMFSLLFKSVRRQRQLLARFDEMRRVYRDALPVLSSKQKWETALLPAHAERENA, from the coding sequence ATGAGTGCCGTGAGCCTGCTGTCCCGAATCATCCTGCCCCGGCCGGGCGAACCGCTCGACGTCCGCAAGCTGTACCTCGAGGAGTCGACGACCAACGCCCGGCGCGCGCACGCGACCAGCCGCACCTCGCTGGAGATCGGCAAAGAGTCCGAGGTGTCGTTCGCCACCTACTTCAACGCGTTCCCGGCCAGCTACTGGCGTCGCTGGACGATCTGCACATCGGTGGTGTTGCGGGTGGAGTTGACCGGAACCGGGCGCGTCGACATGTACCGGACCAAAGCCACCGGGGTGCGGATCTCGGTGGAGGGCCGCCAATTCGTCGGCACCGAGGATCAGCCGGCCGTCGTCGAGATCGAGGTGCCGCTGAAGCCCTTCGAGGACGGCGGCTGGATCTGGTTCGACATCACCACCGACACCGCGGTCACCCTGCGCAGTGGCGGCTGGTATGCGACCGAGCCCGCTCCGGGCGTGGCCAACATCGCCGTCGGCATCCCCACGTTCAATCGCCCCGCCGACTGCGTCAACGCCCTGGCCGACCTCACCGCAGATCCGTTGGTGGACGCGGTGATCGGCGCGGTCATCGTGCCGGATCAGGGCGTCCGCAAGGTGCGCGATCACCCGGATTTCGCGGCAGCCTCGGCGGGCCTGGGCAGTCGGCTCTCCATTCACGACCAGCCCAACCTCGGCGGGTCCGGCGGTTACAGCCGGGTCATGTACGAAGCGCTGAAAAACACTGACTGCCAACAGATTTTGTTCATGGACGACGACATCCGCATCGAGCCGGACACGATCCTACGGGTGCTGGCGATGAACCGCTTCGCCAAGAAGCCGACGCTGATCGGCGGCCAGATGCTCAACCTGCAGGAGCCGTCACACCTGCACATCATGGGCGAGGTCGTCAACCAGTCGAACTTCATGTGGACCGCCGCGCCGCACGCCGAATACGACCACAACTTCGCCGAATTTCCGTTGAACGACAAGAACGATCGCAGCGCGCTGCTGCACCGGCGCATCGACGTCGACTTCAACGGGTGGTGGACGTGCATGATCCCCCGGCAGGTCGCCGAAGAACTCGGCCAGCCGCTGCCGCTGTTCATCAAATGGGACGACGCCGAATACGGTCTGCGCGCCGGCGAACACGGCTACCCGACGGTCACGCTGCCCGGCGCCGCGATCTGGCACATGGCCTGGAGCGACAAGGACGACGCCATCGACTGGCAGGCCTACTTCCACCTGCGCAACCGGCTGGTGGTCTCCGCGCTGCACTGGGATGGCGACATCACCGGCCTGGTCCGCAGCCACCTCAAGGCAACGCTGAAACACCTTGCCTGCCTGGAATATTCGACGGTCGCCATCCAGAACAAGGCCATCGACGACTTCCTCGCCGGCCCGGAGCACATCTTCTCGATCCTGGAATCGGCGCTGCCTGAAGTGCACCGGCTACGCAAGGAATACCCGGACGCCGTCGTGCTGCCGGCGGCCAGCGAGCTGCCCAAGCCGCTGTACCAGAGCAAGGCGATGAAGCCGCCGGTGAACCCGGTGTCGATCAGCTACCGGCTGGCCCGCGGCATCCTGCACAACATGACGAAGGCCGACACGGAGTCCCACAGCCGGCCCGAGTTCAACGTGCCGACCCAGGATGCGCGCTGGTTCCGGCTGTGCACGGTCGACGGCGTGACGGTCACGACGGCCGACGGCTGCGGCGTGGTCTACCGGCAGCGGGACCGGCGAAAGATGTTCTCGCTGTTGTTCAAATCGGTGCGCCGGCAGCGCCAGTTGCTCGCCCGGTTCGACGAGATGCGCCGGGTGTATCGCGACGCGCTGCCCGTGCTGTCCAGCAAGCAGAAGTGGGAGACGGCGCTGCTGCCCGCGCACGCCGAGCGCGAGAATGCCTGA
- a CDS encoding phosphatase PAP2 family protein, with product MPEPAPPTGEVAALVAVQSALGERPGVLTTARGLSHFGEHSIGWLVVASVGALLMPKRRFDWLVAGAGAFAAHAAAVLVKRVVRRQRPHDPAVVVNVGTPSRLSFPSAHATSTTAAAILMGRVTGLPLPALLIPPMALSRMLLGVHYPSDVACGIALGATVARIAVRLEGRARKVWANE from the coding sequence ATGCCTGAACCGGCGCCCCCTACTGGGGAGGTGGCCGCGCTGGTGGCTGTGCAGTCGGCCCTGGGCGAGCGCCCCGGTGTGCTGACAACGGCGCGCGGTCTGTCCCATTTCGGCGAGCACAGCATCGGCTGGCTGGTCGTGGCGTCGGTCGGCGCGCTGCTGATGCCGAAGCGGCGTTTCGATTGGCTGGTGGCCGGGGCCGGCGCGTTCGCCGCCCATGCCGCCGCCGTGCTGGTCAAGCGGGTGGTGCGGCGCCAGCGGCCGCACGATCCGGCGGTGGTGGTGAACGTCGGCACGCCGAGCCGGCTGAGTTTCCCGTCGGCGCATGCCACCTCGACGACGGCCGCGGCCATCCTGATGGGGCGGGTCACCGGTCTGCCGCTGCCCGCCCTCCTGATTCCTCCGATGGCGTTGTCGCGGATGCTGCTGGGGGTGCACTATCCCAGCGACGTGGCCTGCGGCATCGCCCTCGGTGCCACCGTCGCGCGAATCGCCGTGCGGCTTGAAGGCCGGGCGCGGAAGGTCTGGGCGAATGAGTGA
- a CDS encoding decaprenyl-phosphate phosphoribosyltransferase, translating to MSEDVVTGPSDNVVVGVIKAIRPRQWVKNVLVLAAPVAALGGPVHYNYADVLTKVSVAFVVFCLAASSIYLVNDVRDVDADREHPTKRFRPIAAGVVPEWLAYTLAVVLGAGSLGLAWWLTPDLAVVMAVYLGMQLAYCFGLKHQAVMDICIVSSAYLLRAIAGGAATGIPLSQWFLLTAAFASLFMVAGKRYAELQVAERTGAAIRKSLESYTSTYLRFVWTMSATAVVLCYGLWSFERDRHSGSWFAVSMVPFTIAILRYAVDVDGGLAGEPEDIALRDRVLQLLFVAWIATLGAAVAFG from the coding sequence ATGAGTGAGGACGTGGTGACCGGCCCCTCGGACAACGTGGTGGTCGGGGTTATCAAGGCGATCCGCCCGCGGCAGTGGGTGAAGAACGTCCTGGTGCTGGCAGCGCCGGTGGCCGCGTTGGGCGGCCCGGTGCACTACAACTACGCCGACGTGCTGACCAAGGTGTCGGTGGCGTTCGTGGTGTTCTGCCTGGCGGCCTCGTCGATCTATCTGGTCAACGACGTGCGCGACGTCGATGCCGACCGCGAGCACCCCACCAAGAGGTTCCGCCCGATCGCCGCGGGCGTGGTGCCGGAGTGGCTGGCCTACACCCTGGCGGTGGTTCTCGGGGCGGGCTCGCTGGGGCTCGCCTGGTGGCTGACGCCGGACCTGGCGGTGGTGATGGCCGTCTACCTCGGCATGCAGCTTGCCTACTGTTTCGGTCTGAAACATCAAGCGGTGATGGACATCTGCATCGTGTCGTCGGCGTACCTGCTGCGCGCCATCGCCGGCGGCGCCGCCACCGGCATCCCGCTGTCGCAATGGTTCTTGCTGACCGCGGCATTCGCGTCGCTGTTCATGGTGGCGGGCAAGCGCTACGCCGAGCTGCAGGTCGCCGAGCGCACCGGCGCCGCCATTCGCAAGTCCCTGGAGAGCTACACCAGCACCTATCTGCGGTTCGTCTGGACCATGTCGGCCACCGCGGTGGTGCTCTGCTACGGGCTGTGGTCGTTCGAGCGTGACCGCCACTCGGGGTCATGGTTCGCGGTGTCGATGGTCCCGTTCACCATCGCGATCCTGCGCTACGCGGTCGACGTGGACGGCGGGCTGGCCGGCGAACCCGAAGACATCGCGCTGCGGGACCGGGTGCTGCAGCTGCTTTTTGTGGCGTGGATAGCGACGCTTGGAGCCGCCGTTGCCTTCGGTTAG